Genomic segment of Apium graveolens cultivar Ventura chromosome 7, ASM990537v1, whole genome shotgun sequence:
AGAGGCCAGAAATGAGCATGGGTACCTTGTCATGACGCGGGTCTATGTTAATAACATAGATCCGTACTGTgtctgactgatcagcagattaaAGTACTGTGATTGTGAGTCCAGTTTAATTCATTGGTAATCGCCGATAGCGGCCTTCATTATTCCTTGCAGTAATATATGGTTACTCAAACAATCggattaccggttcatttaacgTTCTTTTAATACtatatatattgtggacttgttgagcaattatgACTCACCCTGTTTGTTGTTACTCGTTTTGTTTTACAGTAAAGGCATAAAATGAAACATATTCCCACTCGTAtagtaaagaagcgagtcaaaaGGCGGGACCCTCAGACACCAAGCGTGCTGATCCCGATTCAAGAAGAGAGTTTTAAAATACCggagcaggtgtagtgtagatagaaGTAGTAAGTgtttgaataaaatgaatttagttttAAAACATGTGTAGataactggtttgtaataaagagaacTTGTAAGACTTTTTATTTgtgtttgtaataaaagtagtgaATTATTCTTGTCTTCATACTTTAACCCTAAatatcctgagtagtagtagaaaggggttagatatatgtttatataattattatacaGGTGGTTTGATGATGTTGTCAGTTGGCAAGTAACCCCCGATCTAGACCCCATATTTGGAGTTTGTTAcaatactattatattaaaaattatgtTGGTAATAGTGGTCGTTCGGTACATGTTGCATTTACTTAATTAACCTTACATAATAAATTACATTTTTCAACTAAAACACTTAATCTTATTATTTTTCATAATGAATTATCTTTTTTCAACTAAAACACGTCACTTTTTTACAGCTATAACACCTCATTTTCCAAACATCTCACGAGCAATTcaattgaaaaaaaatattataattacttTTTCTTGAGAGctaatattataattatttataactaaCCAATTAATTTTTTCAGCTAAAACCACTATATTTTCTATTATAAATAACAATATATCACGGtcaattatatttaataaaataagacATTATAATTACTAATAACTCTTGTTTTAATCCTAGTTAGTATATATAAACCAATTACCCTTTTCAACCCAAACACATTactttttttatttttccaaCTACAACACCTCATTTTCCAAAAATATCAGGGAAAATTCAGTTCAATAAAAAAATTTTAATTACTTATAACTaacaaattaatttttttcaGCTAAAACccattatatttttttattaaatacaAAATTTACTACTTTTTCAAAATAAAAGAAGCAATTATATTTATTTTCAGTTTAGAAGCAAATAAAATAATCATGTAATATCAAAGAAAAGTTTATGAACTAGTATAATAGTAGAATTTAGTAAATTTAGGCTTCAAGTCGGAGCCTCGGACGATACATATGTCCCTTTCAGCAAGAGGGTGACTTTTAAGCGTATTTTCGTCTCAAATTATTGTTCACCATCATTTTTAAATCTATTTTAAGATGTATTGAaagcgtattttatttattattttttaaatttcttttaGATTGTAATTTAcaaaaaagaaaaattaaaaatgatGAACAAAATTATATAATCAATTTATCTTAAATTACTGGACAAATAAAATAGGAATGAACCAGTGCAAATTAAACTATTTCGCATCATAGTGAAAGATGTTGAAGCATAAAACCCAGAACAAAATTACTACTATTAATACTCAACTAAATTCAAATTACCCTGCCAACTAAAAATCTAAAATCAGTTTATTTGTTGCTAAAAGTGCAGGTTAGCAACATTAATCTACTACTGCTAACTGGACAACACACAGCGCATTACAGTATTATGTATTTAAATAGGGGGGTCAGGAGCCAATATTAGCAAAAGCATATTTCTTCATCATGAGAAAAAGATCGTTCCAAAAAGCTTCTTCATCCATACCCCCACACTTTATCTTACTGTCCGCACTGAATAAAGGTGATTCACTTTTTTTGTTGTGCACGTACTTTATATTAGGCTTAATTATAActtaaattttgaaatataataaTGTTTACacacatttttttttaaaaaggtgTACATATCTATCACTTCACTTGTGTATAGAATGTGTATATCATTATCTTTATTTCAATAAACACTCCTAGATAGTAGGTATCCTGTGAGGATTATCTCTTAAAATAAATGAGACAAATACATAATTACACGAGAGAGGTTAATATATTTCACGAAAATTTGACTTAAGGGTTTGAAGAGATAAAACAATATTCTACGTCCGAAACTTACATATTTCAGAATCCAAAATTTTAGACGAAGAGTTATATATATGCATTTAATATATTAGCGGCTGACCTGTATAACTTTTTCCTTTAATAATATATgtttatattaaattatatttcaAGATTTAGGGCCTGTTTGCGCTCCTTTTAAGTTATTTATGACTTATAAGTCCGTAACAATTTATCGACGAGTGCTTGTCGACCGAAGTTATAAATCGAATTTATAACTTATGCTGATAAATTAAATGTTAacaacgacgtactttttctcaacttattttgatttttcgttTTTTCATTAACATTAGTCATTAGTTTTcaaatatatgtttttaaatgttaatctaatttAGATATCataaattaagataattatatttttaaaatttatttatttaaattcatttaagtaagaaaaattctgatttatatgtaaaattatccaaacactgatataacttataagtattcatctacttatcacttataagtcaGTTACTTATTTTATAATTTCCTAAACAAGCACTTAAGTTATAATTAAGCCTTATATTAACAAACTTAAATTTAATGTATTTCAGAACTACACTTTTCTATTAATTATGTACCTTGTACTATGTAGctttgtttcaaaaaaaaatataggggaATCCTTCACCCTCTAGCTAGGATTGGGCTTTCTAGCTTCGTTCTTTAAAAGTCGAAAATTAAAGGGACATTCTGCGTTTCGAAAGATATTCAAAAGTAGGTTGTTCTTCAATGCCAGAAATCACTGCATTCCAGTGACGAGTTGGAAATCTATATTTGAGTTATATCATTTGTTTGTATTCAAGCTGCTTGGTTTACAACCCCCTGCTCGTCGTATCTTTTCATATAAAACCTGACCTTTTTTAAATATAACACACTTCACCCTTGTGAATCTGTTGGCAAAGAGAACTAGGGAGAATTCTATGCCTTCCTTCAATGATTCCTACCGGTAACCGGGTAACTAACAATCATGCCAATCTTACAAGCCCAGCAGCTACTCTATACCACGCTGCTTTTAAAAACAACAAATTCAATATGTACTCATCAACTGCAAGCATAAAGAATTGGTACAACTGCTTTTAAACATTTTCCTCAACAATCATTACTTGGGTAGTGCTGGCTTGGAAAATGAAAAATCATCTTCATCTCGATGATGTTCTTCATCAGGATGTATAGTTGTTTCAGGGTCTATATCATCATCATCAACTCTAACAATCAATTTCGCTGTGGTGGACTCCGTAGTTATCGGATCAGCTTCTAAATCAGACATTTCATGTTCGTCGTATGTAAATGAACGAGTTGCATGACCAGTAGTCTTAAAACGATGAAGCTTAGATGTTGCCAAGTGCAAAGTTGTTGACATTGATGTTGATGCCATTGAAGGGGTAGGGCTAGAGTCACCCAAACTTCGAGTGGGAGATCTTCCTCCATGTTTCTTCTTAACAGCCATACGCCAATTCTTAAGGGCTTTGGCTGTTTGTTCGTCAAATATAGATTTCTTCATATTTGAACCCATCTGCCAATTTAAGTTAAACTTCAGGGAGGCATATAGCTCAACAGCCAAATTGGCCCAATTACAAAAATATAGAGCGAGATAATTCTTTGATTTGAATAGAGTAAAACTTTAATGAATTATTAAATACTTAGTTTGAATAATGCTATTATAGAGTAATTATGTAGCACAGACTAATCTGATTGCTGAAAACATAGCTGCAATTAGGGCCCAAAAATGAAATGGGGTTAGACCGGATTTGTTTGCAAATTATCTTTCAAAGTATCTGTTTTCCAAGACATCTACATGTTAAATCCCTCCAGAGATTAGTTTTATCTTGATAAAACAATAACATACATTTACAGAACCAACTTACTATTTTCATTCACATAAAGATTAGTGTCTCATCAATATTATGAAAATGAAGAGTGGTAGCTTTGGTGGCATGGATGGAATATTAGGCTAATGTTAAAGAAAATATTATATCACTAAATATATTTAGATCAGGTTCTAAACATACATTATATTGGCAGAATGACATGTTGATTGAATATTTTTAGGGGATCTCATTTTGTTTTCAAACCCTGGAATCAGCAGGAAAAGTCCAACATGGATGTCTCTAAGTGTATCATACCACGCACTTTCCTAAAAATTAAATATGTTTTGGCCTAAAATAAGTGTACTTGTGTTCATATCCATGTTTAGGTGTCCAACACGGGTACTTTGAGGTATAACGAAGAGTTGGTTTAACAGAGGCTTAGGGTCAAGTCGGATATTTGACCAATTGACAGGCCTAGCTGCACGTGGAACTGCCAACTATAATTTTTATGAGGTAATTTTGTTTAACGAAAactaaattattttctttctggcaaaaacaaatttattcaaatatGTTATACCCCTAATCCTCGCTGGTACTAAAATCCCAATGGCCTCGATTAATAATAAGATCCTATCAATGGCAAggaatttattttttttcaaacAAGTTCTTCCACATTGAAAactttatataaaataaattaagcCCTTTGGGGTTGCTACTTATTCCACATTATGAGAGGATTAAAATACTGTAATACTCTGAAACAACCAATTTTTTTAGACTAAAGATTTCACTTGAAAAAATGGTAATTGCTTTACGCTTTAAAAGCTAGGAGCTTCTCAAATGGTCTTGCACAAAAAATTGTACCTGAGCTATGAGGGCATATAGTGGAAGTGTAATATAGCTGCATAAGAATAGGACTCCAACCCTGCAGACAACAATCACTTTGATCAAATGTTCTGAGCCTTCCAAAGAATAGTTTAATTGACAGATATATAGTAGAACAACAGTTTACCCTAAACCTAATTTAATCATCAGCAACCGGAAGTTATCATGGAAACACGATTTCAATCCAAATTCATACtgcaaagaaaaataatgttATTTCCAAGCTTTATACAGAACGATGATTTATACAGATATGACTGATATCCAATAGAACTAGTTACCCATATCCATAAGAAATAAGTTATCTGGAATGCATTCTGCAAGAACCATGTAACTTGTTAGATGTCATTCATCAAACAAGTGCTTGAAAAGAAATCACAACGAATAAAATTTCTACCTAAACATTATATAGTTATATAATTACTCCCCCATTCATCAAGCTCTAAAGCTTAAAATACACGTTGAACAAAATAGTACTTTTTTCCACAAATTGGCAACCCtatatttaattttaatagaCAGTCTGAGCTTATAAGTCTCAAAACATGCTTCTTTTTTAAACCAAGGTCTCCATAGCAAAGCTAGTTGATTGTAAGGTAATTTGTATATAAACATTATAATTTGATTTGGACAATGACTGGTCCATGCATATGTAGGATAGCTCAAAGTCAATTCGAATTGTGGCACTTTTGTAACTCCCAGTGGGAAAAAGAAGCAATTGTTTATCACAATAAATATTGCAGGGGATTAGCGAACCGAAAGATGTAGAAAAAGCTGATAACATCAGATCCAAATTTGTTCTTTAAAGGTTATATGAATTCCTGTTATCTTTCATTACCTGAAATAAGGCAAAGTGTATAAGATGTAGGACTAAGTGGGGACGACCAAACCAAAAATATCTGTCAGAGCCTTGAACAAGAGGAATCCCTTGGACCACTGCATGTCTTTCTGTAATTTCAAGAGCCATTTTTGTCAAAATGGATTGGAGCTTTGTCCCAACAGCTAAGATAATCTGCAAGAAACCAAATGGTTAGGTTTAATCTTCTCTGATAATGTCTAATGAGATATGAAATAGAAAAGCTTTCTTACAACAAGAGGTATCAAGGATGCCCAGAAAAGTGCCTTAAATCCTGTCATGAAGCATAAAGATTTCTATCATCAAGGTGAAAATGGAAACTTTTCTAATAACAAGACTCTGGAAGAGAGATATATACCATTAACATTTATTAGCAAAAAAACCACAAATGATGCCCACAACACTGGGCTGCCAATGTCAGAAAGAACCAAGTGAGGAGAGAACATATATAGAATCCCTTCGAGAAAATCAAGCACAAAACAAATACATTTTTACATTACCTGACACCCACTACTACCTGGAAGTCATCCTCTAGTGATCTTTTGATATACTTTTGGAAGTTAAATTTACTTCCAGGGGCTAAATGAACCTACATACACAGTAGCATTGTCAAGAATAAAGCAAACATGTATTTGTAAAAAAGTAATCAATCAACTTAATACTCACACTGATAAAACCATTTCGCAATGTCAAGTAGTCTGACTTACTAACAGACCTGAAAAATTGCTGAAAAAAGCATCCCTGCAAGATAGATGTTGTACGTGGATACATTGTTTCGTGTATGAAGTTATATGTACGTTACATAAAGATAAATGCAGATTCAATTTTCAAGATCGAAAAACGTATCTTACAATAACAAAGAAGAACGGAATTTTTGTCCAGAAACTAGTGTGTGCTTTGACGAAAGATGTCTCATGGGTAAGTCGGAATCTTGAAGGATCTGCATGTCCCATTGTACGCAACGTGACTCAGAAATAGTTGCATtacacaatttttttttaaacttaGGCCTTTCTAAGCATTTAACAACATACCGTTGGAGAACTCATAGTCATGGGATGCCGTCTCTTGCTCCCAGACCTTCCAACCACGAATCTATGCAAGTTCAACATTTAATTCCATTAAATGTGGAATCATACAGCATCATATATGGAGAACATCAGAAAATTGGCAAAGCCTGTCAAAACTCACATACACTTTACAGTTGGGAGAAGAGGAAAATTATATGTTACAAATACAACAGTTGTCGAATAGTTTGATCCTTGAATATTTTTAAGCACTCCTTTCCTTATCATATCTCTGGTTTTGCTCAAATGATATACATCTAAAGCTACAGTTCTCTTCCTATATAAGTGGCTAATGAAAGTGTTCTATTTTGCTGTTTATTGTGCAAGTTGTTTGCCTCAGCCACTGCTTGAATGTAAGAAGAATTTCATGCCGTGCTTAGCTTAATTTTTTAATGGCTGCAGCAGCCTCATAGCATCCATACACTTTTCTAACATCAGTGGAAGAATTACAAGAAATATATGTAGCACTAAAAGACCTCCTTGTCAAAAAAACACAGGCTGCAGATCTTCCACAGACCTGCTGATGCCAGAGACTAGTGCACCCAATACTACCATTTTTTTATGAAGCAATTGTAAGGTAACCTGAGCAACAAGATTAAGCTGGCAAAGGCCTTATATTAAAAGCCAAAACATGCTTACACATACCCACGGTCAAACCAAATAAATGTTGTTTCCTAGTGCAGGAGTTGCTGCATCCCTAATTAAAATTGCAATCGCCCATCTGATGCTAACTACCCTGACCAGCTACCTAAACTAATACCGATCACCAATGGAAGATGAACTTCCGCTTTTTATTATTGACTGGGGTAAGAAAACTCAATCGGAACTTTGACCATGTTCATTTAAAATGAAGTGCAATCTGCTAAAAGAACCAAGAACAGATTTATTATTactgttattttaaaaattcaaatactgTGCTTCCTCTGATTGTGCTCTCTAAGTAGCTTTCAGAATCCGTAAACCTCCATATAAATATAGGCCTTCACTTCTTTACAGTATAGTTATGACATCAGCAATATAAGTGATATCTTAACACAGTTTACTCTTTCAAACTTCAATTTCTACTTGCAAAGCCTTGTTATTCTCGCTTAGAAATTAGAATGTACACTTTTTGCAGTAATTTTATACAATATAATGATAGGTTCTTTAATCTTTACCAATAACACACCGAGTCAGACACTACAAAAGAGAGGATTTATGAATTAAATTCTTAGAAAATTTAGATGTAGGCACATACAATGGCTCAAAAACAACCAAATGATATACTTCAATCAGTCTGCAGGCATCGAGTGGAGGTCTAACTTTTCAGTATTTAACAACGTAATATA
This window contains:
- the LOC141670976 gene encoding MLO-like protein 10; protein product: MAGGRGGETSDKLARELDRTPTWAVAAVCAVIIIISIALEKILHKLGAWFTKKHKKALFEALDKVKSELMVLGFISLLLTFSQYYISKICISQSVADTMLPCSVAENKGHAKGGEGEEENRRRLLWYDHRSLSVTNNKSTCKEGHVPIITVDGLHQLHILIFFLAVLHVVYSAVTMALGRLKIRGWKVWEQETASHDYEFSNDPSRFRLTHETSFVKAHTSFWTKIPFFFVIGCFFQQFFRSVSKSDYLTLRNGFISVHLAPGSKFNFQKYIKRSLEDDFQVVVGVSPVLWASFVVFLLINVNGFKALFWASLIPLVIILAVGTKLQSILTKMALEITERHAVVQGIPLVQGSDRYFWFGRPHLVLHLIHFALFQNAFQITYFLWIWYEFGLKSCFHDNFRLLMIKLGLGVGVLFLCSYITLPLYALIAQMGSNMKKSIFDEQTAKALKNWRMAVKKKHGGRSPTRSLGDSSPTPSMASTSMSTTLHLATSKLHRFKTTGHATRSFTYDEHEMSDLEADPITTESTTAKLIVRVDDDDIDPETTIHPDEEHHRDEDDFSFSKPALPK